In Desulfotignum phosphitoxidans DSM 13687, a single window of DNA contains:
- a CDS encoding Spy/CpxP family protein refolding chaperone, translating into MKKALILITALIAVGLLSTYAFSWGPGKGMGGYGGSTSCPGIDRNAYTDLTEAQKNELATLRQQFIDDTYELRTSMMQTHNEIRLLMETSQPDRAELSRLNTEVSDLMKQLQENRIDFMLAAKKVAPELTFGPGMGRGYHNGYGKGDCPKLGQGYGQKNGDGSGRGSRCSRY; encoded by the coding sequence ATGAAAAAAGCACTGATACTGATCACCGCACTCATCGCCGTTGGATTGTTATCCACTTACGCATTTTCCTGGGGACCGGGTAAAGGCATGGGCGGATACGGGGGCAGCACCAGCTGCCCGGGAATTGACCGGAACGCCTATACGGATCTGACCGAAGCCCAGAAAAACGAACTGGCAACCCTGCGCCAGCAATTCATCGACGACACCTATGAATTGCGGACATCCATGATGCAGACACACAATGAGATCCGCCTGCTCATGGAAACCTCCCAGCCGGACCGCGCTGAATTGAGCCGGCTGAACACGGAAGTGTCTGATCTCATGAAACAACTCCAGGAAAACCGGATCGACTTCATGCTGGCCGCCAAAAAAGTGGCCCCTGAACTTACGTTCGGCCCGGGCATGGGCCGCGGATATCACAACGGCTATGGCAAGGGCGACTGCCCGAAACTGGGCCAGGGATATGGTCAGAAAAACGGTGATGGCAGCGGCAGAGGTTCCCGTTGCAGCCGGTATTAA
- a CDS encoding fumarylacetoacetate hydrolase family protein, translating into MQIIRFRTADNQLYTGCDYDGTTASLVEGDLFDKLTDTRQRKNVATLEVPVVPGAIFCIGLNYRGHAKETGMDLPRYPVVFMKNPGAVTPHKSDIVIPASCLETPEVDYEAELGVVIGREAKNVSEARALDYVLGYTCANDVSARRWQKHAGGGQWVRGKSFDTFCPLGPVLVTADEIQDPQNLAVESVLNGTTMQQSNTRDMIFSVARLIAFLSESTTLAPGTLILTGTPEGVGFARKPPVYLMPGDHLQTRIQGIGMLENPVIAEKSGN; encoded by the coding sequence ATGCAGATCATACGATTCAGGACAGCGGACAACCAATTGTACACGGGGTGCGATTATGACGGCACCACGGCGTCATTGGTGGAAGGAGATCTGTTCGACAAACTGACAGATACCAGACAGCGAAAAAATGTGGCAACACTCGAGGTGCCCGTGGTGCCCGGGGCAATTTTTTGTATCGGGCTCAACTACCGGGGCCATGCAAAGGAAACGGGCATGGATCTGCCCAGATACCCCGTGGTGTTCATGAAAAATCCCGGGGCCGTGACCCCCCATAAGAGTGACATCGTGATCCCTGCCTCCTGCCTGGAAACCCCGGAAGTGGATTATGAAGCGGAGCTGGGGGTGGTGATCGGCCGGGAAGCCAAAAATGTGTCCGAAGCCAGGGCCCTGGATTATGTGCTGGGGTATACCTGCGCCAATGACGTGTCGGCCCGGCGGTGGCAGAAACATGCCGGGGGCGGGCAATGGGTCCGGGGGAAAAGTTTTGACACGTTCTGTCCTCTGGGGCCGGTGCTGGTGACAGCCGATGAGATCCAAGACCCCCAGAACCTGGCGGTGGAAAGTGTGCTCAACGGCACAACCATGCAGCAAAGCAACACCCGGGACATGATTTTTTCCGTGGCCCGGTTGATCGCGTTTCTGTCTGAATCCACAACGCTTGCGCCGGGAACCCTGATTCTCACGGGCACCCCGGAAGGGGTAGGGTTTGCCCGGAAACCCCCGGTATACCTGATGCCGGGTGATCATCTACAAACCCGGATCCAGGGAATCGGGATGCTGGAAAATCCCGTGATTGCAGAAAAAAGCGGAAACTGA
- a CDS encoding rhomboid family intramembrane serine protease yields MKRIFTGMTSRNADLILLILASQNIRARKSTGSRGIDISTFSDHADEATSQVAAYFRENRSGFEPVSSAAAIPAGFVSPGIFIIMGLLAVIHLGIEMTGTRWDCILAYGSSGMYIFQGDTYRAVTALFLHSDTAHLLGNLAGILLFAGPILRISGYGSGPLFVLFAGTGGNLINAGFRGTALLSIGASTAVMGAAGGLAAFQMMRKGPLRRRDRIMPLIAGATLMAFLSHGENTDVWAHVFGFLCGFFAGIFFFPLTTVCRFRFREPMALVITLIILVSAVFAGLMK; encoded by the coding sequence ATGAAACGTATTTTTACCGGAATGACTTCCCGGAATGCAGATCTGATCCTGTTGATACTGGCCTCCCAGAACATCCGGGCCAGAAAATCAACAGGATCTCGCGGCATCGATATTTCAACCTTCTCAGACCATGCAGACGAGGCAACATCCCAGGTGGCTGCCTATTTCCGGGAAAACCGGTCCGGTTTTGAACCGGTATCGTCTGCGGCAGCCATACCTGCCGGATTCGTATCCCCCGGGATTTTTATCATCATGGGGCTGCTGGCAGTCATCCATCTGGGCATCGAAATGACCGGCACCCGGTGGGACTGTATCCTGGCCTATGGATCATCGGGCATGTACATTTTCCAGGGAGACACCTACCGGGCCGTCACAGCCCTGTTTCTGCATTCGGACACGGCCCATCTGCTGGGAAACCTGGCAGGGATTTTGTTATTTGCCGGGCCGATCCTCCGCATTTCCGGATATGGGTCCGGGCCGCTGTTTGTACTGTTTGCCGGCACGGGGGGCAATTTGATCAATGCCGGATTCCGCGGCACGGCACTTTTGTCCATCGGCGCATCCACGGCGGTCATGGGAGCGGCCGGGGGTCTGGCCGCATTCCAGATGATGCGCAAAGGCCCGTTACGTCGGCGGGACCGGATCATGCCTCTCATTGCCGGGGCCACGCTGATGGCGTTTTTAAGCCATGGGGAAAACACGGATGTCTGGGCCCATGTGTTCGGATTTTTGTGCGGTTTTTTCGCCGGCATTTTCTTTTTTCCCCTGACAACGGTCTGCCGGTTCCGGTTCAGGGAACCCATGGCCCTGGTTATCACCCTGATCATCCTGGTGTCGGCTGTCTTTGCAGGCCTGATGAAATAA
- a CDS encoding MFS transporter, whose product MENKLHYGWIVIVMGLFTTVAAHGFGRMAYTLLLPAMKEGLSFDYTQLGLLGTGNFIGYLSMAIIGGFLAARFGTRAVITAALALMGITMILTGLAESFGFAFAMRLFTGLGNGAAYVPAMALGSAWFAIHKRGFATGIVSGGIGLGTFLSGLIVPFILKSYNADGWRYSWYILGVLVLIVAVLVGIFLRNQPAEKGLTPVGQKDAPDKAAPAPKVSSLDWGAVYQMKSLWFLGVVYFFYGMSYIIYMIFFAAYLVNEMGYSQAWAGGLWAMVGGLSIFCGVIWGSISDRIGRGKGAALAYLVLGTSYLVYALVKVEAGFYISAVLFGLTAWSIPTIMAAAAGDFVGPKFAPAGLGFITLFFGIGQSIGPALGGYLADTTKSLTTPFLVAGAISFTGMVFSLYLKKPAQSQ is encoded by the coding sequence ATGGAAAACAAGCTGCATTACGGATGGATCGTCATTGTCATGGGCCTTTTCACCACGGTGGCTGCCCACGGATTCGGCCGGATGGCCTACACCCTGCTGCTGCCCGCCATGAAGGAAGGGCTGTCGTTTGACTACACCCAGCTGGGCCTTCTGGGCACGGGCAATTTTATCGGGTACCTGTCCATGGCCATCATCGGCGGTTTTCTGGCGGCCCGGTTCGGCACAAGGGCCGTGATCACTGCGGCGTTAGCCCTCATGGGCATCACCATGATCCTCACCGGTCTGGCCGAGTCCTTTGGATTTGCCTTTGCCATGCGGCTTTTCACAGGCCTTGGCAACGGGGCTGCCTATGTGCCGGCCATGGCCCTGGGATCGGCCTGGTTTGCCATCCACAAACGCGGATTTGCCACGGGAATCGTGTCCGGGGGCATCGGGCTGGGCACTTTTTTATCCGGCCTGATCGTCCCGTTTATTCTCAAATCCTACAATGCGGACGGGTGGCGCTATTCCTGGTATATCTTAGGCGTGCTGGTGCTTATCGTGGCTGTGCTGGTGGGCATTTTTCTGCGGAACCAGCCGGCGGAAAAAGGCCTGACGCCCGTGGGCCAGAAAGACGCGCCAGACAAGGCAGCGCCGGCACCCAAGGTCTCTTCCCTGGACTGGGGGGCCGTCTATCAAATGAAATCTTTGTGGTTTCTGGGGGTGGTGTATTTTTTTTACGGCATGTCTTATATCATCTACATGATATTTTTCGCGGCCTATCTGGTGAATGAAATGGGTTACAGCCAGGCCTGGGCCGGCGGACTATGGGCCATGGTGGGCGGATTGAGCATTTTCTGCGGCGTGATCTGGGGCAGCATTTCCGACCGAATCGGCCGGGGAAAAGGCGCGGCTCTGGCCTATCTGGTGCTGGGGACCTCGTATCTGGTCTATGCCCTGGTCAAGGTGGAGGCCGGGTTTTATATTTCCGCGGTCCTGTTCGGGCTCACGGCCTGGAGTATTCCCACCATCATGGCGGCAGCAGCCGGGGATTTTGTGGGACCAAAGTTTGCGCCGGCAGGATTGGGATTCATCACTTTGTTTTTCGGCATCGGCCAGTCCATCGGCCCGGCCCTGGGCGGATATCTGGCAGACACCACAAAGTCTTTGACCACCCCGTTTCTGGTGGCCGGAGCCATTTCTTTCACCGGCATGGTGTTTTCCCTTTACCTGAAAAAACCAGCCCAGAGCCAGTGA
- a CDS encoding hotdog fold thioesterase encodes MPDTTLCDSKLLDLIQKDAFARHLGATVEIVAPGHSRVFLTVTETMTNFHGTTHGGVIFAISDMAFAAACNSHGRVAVALNVSICYLKPSFPGDRLKAEATEVHCGHRTSLYDITVINEDTGALIARSQDQAFRKEAWIVPEK; translated from the coding sequence ATGCCTGACACTACCTTGTGCGACTCAAAACTTCTGGACCTAATTCAAAAAGATGCATTTGCCCGTCATCTGGGTGCCACGGTGGAGATTGTGGCCCCCGGTCACAGCCGCGTATTTCTGACCGTCACGGAAACGATGACCAATTTTCACGGCACCACCCACGGCGGGGTGATCTTTGCCATCAGTGACATGGCCTTTGCCGCGGCCTGCAATTCCCACGGCCGGGTGGCCGTGGCCCTGAACGTGAGTATCTGTTATCTGAAACCCAGCTTCCCCGGGGACCGCCTGAAGGCCGAAGCCACAGAAGTCCACTGTGGACATCGCACCTCTTTGTATGACATCACCGTGATCAATGAAGACACGGGCGCGCTGATTGCCAGAAGCCAGGACCAGGCATTCCGGAAAGAGGCATGGATCGTGCCTGAAAAATAA
- a CDS encoding TetR/AcrR family transcriptional regulator, translating into MKKYKIKEHERRKKEIYRIATQTLWQKGYDKTTIRDIAKATDMTTAGLYYYFKSKEELLFQILDSHMDDMLAGIEKIAATQAPPLDLIKRYIQYQVDNYCKDKFRSKLILNDDDCLTGEWYEQIKQKQRSFLVFWRHALDEFCRDQGLPADHIAVDAHCLVGMCNWIYRWYDPKGDLKPEALGEKIFNTFVFGLTRKGQAPFS; encoded by the coding sequence ATGAAAAAATACAAGATAAAAGAACATGAGCGCAGAAAAAAAGAGATCTACCGGATCGCCACCCAGACCCTGTGGCAGAAAGGGTATGACAAAACCACCATCCGGGATATTGCCAAAGCCACGGACATGACCACAGCCGGGCTGTATTATTATTTCAAAAGCAAGGAAGAACTGCTGTTCCAGATCCTGGACAGTCATATGGACGACATGCTCGCCGGCATTGAAAAAATTGCCGCCACCCAGGCCCCGCCGCTTGATCTGATCAAAAGATACATCCAGTATCAGGTGGATAATTATTGTAAAGACAAGTTCCGCAGCAAACTGATCCTCAATGATGACGACTGTCTTACCGGGGAATGGTATGAGCAGATCAAACAGAAACAAAGGTCATTTCTGGTGTTCTGGCGACACGCGCTGGACGAATTTTGCCGGGACCAGGGCCTTCCCGCAGATCATATTGCCGTGGATGCCCACTGCCTGGTCGGTATGTGCAACTGGATCTACCGCTGGTATGATCCCAAAGGAGATCTCAAGCCTGAAGCCCTGGGCGAAAAAATTTTCAACACCTTTGTTTTCGGCCTGACCCGCAAAGGCCAGGCACCTTTCAGCTGA
- a CDS encoding TRAP transporter substrate-binding protein, producing the protein MMSKTGIIASILSITLAVSLTAATAMAKPIEISFSNMFPPSHIHGQLGQEYCDEIEKRTDGRVKMTYYPGGSLISPPQTYSAIVDGITDMGFSVLGYSRGVFPALEAIDLPMGYKSGIQATKIINAFYEKFQPKELNKIKVMFFTAHGPGLIHSKDPIRTLEDIRGMKVRCYGFSVKVVEALGAVPVAMAQNQAYEALQKGVCDATLVPIEALKGWKQGEVINYTTETYSIGYTSGLYLFMNKDKWADLPADIQAIFEQVNKEWMVKYGEAWDTSDQEGREFTLELGNEIISLSPEENKRWADVVAPVIDTWVKEASKKGLPAQEYVDFLREAVKTY; encoded by the coding sequence ATGATGTCAAAAACCGGAATCATTGCATCAATTCTTTCCATCACCCTGGCTGTGTCACTGACGGCAGCCACTGCAATGGCAAAGCCCATTGAAATCAGTTTCAGCAACATGTTTCCCCCATCCCACATCCATGGGCAACTGGGCCAGGAATACTGCGATGAAATTGAAAAACGCACGGATGGGCGGGTCAAAATGACCTATTACCCGGGCGGCTCCCTGATATCCCCGCCCCAGACTTACAGCGCCATTGTGGACGGTATCACGGACATGGGGTTTTCCGTGCTGGGTTACAGCCGGGGCGTATTTCCGGCTTTGGAAGCCATTGACCTGCCCATGGGATACAAAAGCGGCATCCAGGCCACCAAAATCATCAATGCATTTTACGAAAAATTTCAACCAAAGGAACTGAACAAGATCAAGGTGATGTTTTTTACGGCCCACGGCCCGGGTCTCATCCACAGCAAAGACCCCATCCGGACCCTGGAAGATATTAGAGGCATGAAAGTCCGGTGTTACGGATTCAGTGTCAAGGTGGTGGAAGCATTGGGTGCCGTCCCCGTGGCCATGGCCCAGAACCAGGCCTATGAAGCATTGCAAAAAGGGGTCTGCGACGCCACCCTGGTCCCCATTGAGGCACTCAAAGGCTGGAAACAGGGGGAAGTGATCAACTACACCACGGAAACCTACAGCATCGGTTACACATCAGGTCTGTATCTTTTCATGAACAAGGACAAATGGGCGGATCTGCCCGCAGACATCCAGGCGATTTTCGAGCAGGTGAACAAAGAATGGATGGTGAAATACGGCGAAGCCTGGGATACCAGTGACCAGGAAGGCCGGGAATTCACCCTGGAACTGGGCAATGAAATCATTTCTTTGTCCCCGGAAGAAAACAAACGCTGGGCGGACGTCGTGGCCCCCGTGATCGACACCTGGGTCAAAGAGGCCTCGAAAAAAGGGCTGCCGGCCCAGGAGTATGTGGATTTTCTCAGAGAAGCGGTAAAGACTTATTAA
- a CDS encoding flavin reductase family protein yields the protein MYYEPGRTRHGLAHDPFKSCVVPRPIGWISTLSLEGISNLAPYSQFQNLTFDPPYVMFAANQTTFGKRKDTPMNAEQTGEFVYNMATWDLRDAMNRSAQETAPDVDEFDLAGVTKAPSKQVKPFRVAESPIHMECRYHQTLRLPGAGTMGTVDIIIGQVVAVHIRDEFIDEHGKIDIPRIKPIGRLGYYDYTVVDNRFEMIIPGDNKDLSSGLEGAAAPCR from the coding sequence ATGTATTATGAACCCGGCAGAACCCGCCATGGTCTGGCCCATGACCCGTTTAAATCCTGTGTGGTGCCCCGGCCCATCGGATGGATCTCCACCCTTTCTCTGGAAGGGATTTCCAACCTGGCCCCATACAGCCAGTTCCAGAATCTGACCTTTGACCCGCCTTATGTGATGTTCGCCGCCAATCAGACCACCTTCGGTAAAAGAAAAGACACCCCAATGAATGCGGAACAGACCGGAGAATTCGTGTATAACATGGCCACCTGGGATTTAAGGGATGCCATGAACCGGTCTGCACAGGAAACTGCGCCCGATGTGGATGAATTTGACCTGGCCGGGGTCACCAAAGCCCCGTCAAAGCAGGTCAAGCCCTTCCGGGTGGCGGAATCCCCCATCCACATGGAATGCCGGTACCACCAGACCCTGCGGCTGCCGGGCGCCGGCACCATGGGTACTGTGGACATCATCATCGGACAGGTGGTGGCCGTCCACATCAGGGACGAATTTATTGACGAACACGGCAAAATAGATATCCCCAGAATCAAACCCATCGGACGGCTGGGATATTATGATTACACCGTGGTCGACAACCGGTTTGAGATGATCATTCCGGGAGACAACAAAGATTTGAGTTCCGGATTGGAAGGAGCGGCTGCCCCATGCAGATAA
- a CDS encoding TRAP transporter small permease, with the protein MQITQIENTIHGVARLMYFLAGMAIVAMMIITTLDVFMRFCVTMYSKFGWEFLATWRPVPGTYDLVAMCGAIAAAFAMAHTTLESGHVAVSLVVRLLSKKGQMWMKLFTDTASLSLFGLLAWRSVVYAGKLRESGEVSMTMQLPYHPFVYMMAVSCLVVALVYLIAIIKNMKKVVSL; encoded by the coding sequence ATGCAGATAACACAGATTGAAAACACCATCCACGGGGTGGCCCGGTTGATGTATTTTCTTGCCGGCATGGCCATTGTGGCCATGATGATAATCACCACGCTGGACGTATTCATGCGGTTCTGCGTCACCATGTACAGCAAATTCGGGTGGGAATTCCTGGCAACCTGGCGCCCCGTACCCGGCACCTATGACCTGGTGGCCATGTGCGGTGCCATTGCCGCCGCCTTTGCCATGGCCCATACCACCCTGGAATCGGGACATGTGGCCGTGAGCCTGGTGGTGCGGCTGCTGTCGAAAAAAGGCCAGATGTGGATGAAACTGTTCACAGACACGGCCTCTTTGAGTCTGTTCGGCCTCCTGGCCTGGCGCAGTGTGGTCTATGCCGGCAAGCTCAGGGAAAGCGGAGAGGTGTCCATGACCATGCAGCTGCCATATCACCCCTTTGTTTACATGATGGCCGTCTCCTGCCTGGTCGTCGCCCTGGTATATCTGATCGCTATAATCAAAAACATGAAAAAGGTGGTTTCCTTATGA
- a CDS encoding TRAP transporter large permease — MSLTAIGVIGIIVLLIMLFSKMPVGFVMGLIGFLGFSYVKGWGPGLNILAKDFFEMFSSHSLTVIPLFMFMGQISFYSGISRRLYDAAYVLIGARPGGLAMASVAACAGFAAISGSTNATAATMATVSIPEMKRFKYDMGLAAGTVAAAGSLGILIPPSTIFIVYGILTEQSIGSLFLAGILPGILLALLFVAAIHLQVRRNPALAPAGPKTTWIQKIKSLTGVFEALLIFGSVMGGLFSGVFTPTEAAAVGAFFTLLLSVVRRQLSLKHFFKAIADTTRLSCMVMVIVAGATVFGHFMAVTRIPFDLSNWVAALPLHPMLIMMVIILIYLVGGCFMDGFALIMLTVPIFFPVAQALGFDPIWFGVIIVLIAEMGVITPPVGINVYVVYGVSKDIPLEAIFRGVLPFLLALIICNGLLMIFPQIALFLPGLL, encoded by the coding sequence ATGAGTCTGACAGCCATTGGTGTGATCGGCATCATTGTCCTGCTGATCATGCTGTTTTCCAAAATGCCCGTGGGCTTTGTGATGGGCCTGATCGGGTTTCTGGGATTCAGCTATGTCAAAGGATGGGGACCGGGGTTGAACATCCTGGCCAAGGATTTTTTCGAGATGTTTTCCAGCCACAGCCTCACCGTGATCCCGCTGTTCATGTTCATGGGCCAGATCTCTTTTTATTCAGGGATCAGCCGGCGCCTGTACGATGCCGCCTATGTGCTCATCGGAGCCCGCCCGGGTGGACTGGCCATGGCCAGCGTGGCCGCCTGCGCCGGATTTGCCGCCATCTCCGGGTCCACCAATGCCACGGCCGCCACCATGGCCACCGTGAGCATCCCGGAAATGAAGCGGTTCAAGTATGACATGGGGCTGGCTGCCGGCACCGTGGCCGCCGCCGGCAGCCTGGGCATCCTGATTCCACCTTCCACCATTTTCATTGTGTACGGCATCCTCACGGAGCAGTCCATCGGCAGTCTATTTCTGGCCGGGATCCTGCCGGGCATCCTGCTGGCCCTGTTGTTCGTTGCCGCCATTCATTTGCAGGTCCGGCGCAACCCGGCCCTGGCACCGGCCGGTCCCAAAACCACCTGGATTCAGAAAATCAAATCCCTTACCGGTGTGTTCGAGGCTTTGTTGATTTTCGGATCCGTCATGGGCGGGCTTTTCTCCGGCGTGTTCACCCCCACGGAAGCCGCCGCCGTGGGCGCGTTTTTCACCCTGCTTTTGTCCGTGGTCCGGCGCCAGCTCTCTTTGAAACATTTTTTCAAAGCCATTGCCGACACCACACGGCTGAGCTGCATGGTCATGGTCATCGTGGCAGGGGCCACGGTGTTCGGTCATTTCATGGCCGTGACCCGGATCCCCTTTGACCTGTCCAACTGGGTGGCGGCCCTGCCGCTTCACCCCATGCTGATCATGATGGTGATCATCCTGATCTATCTTGTGGGCGGATGCTTCATGGATGGATTCGCCCTGATCATGCTCACGGTCCCCATCTTTTTCCCCGTGGCCCAGGCTTTGGGCTTTGATCCCATCTGGTTCGGGGTCATCATCGTGCTGATCGCGGAAATGGGGGTGATCACCCCGCCGGTGGGCATCAATGTGTATGTGGTGTACGGCGTGTCCAAGGACATTCCGCTGGAAGCCATCTTCCGGGGCGTGCTGCCTTTTCTGCTGGCCCTGATCATCTGCAACGGCCTGCTGATGATCTTTCCGCAGATCGCCCTGTTCCTGCCGGGACTGTTATGA
- a CDS encoding type II toxin-antitoxin system HicB family antitoxin, whose amino-acid sequence MNKYEIIIHWSDEDQAFLADIPELPGCMAHGDTYESALANIKSAMDLWIKTAKEFNDPIPAPKGRRLAFA is encoded by the coding sequence ATGAATAAATATGAAATTATAATCCACTGGAGTGATGAAGATCAGGCATTTTTGGCCGATATTCCCGAGCTTCCAGGCTGCATGGCGCATGGTGATACATATGAATCCGCATTAGCTAATATTAAATCAGCCATGGATTTATGGATTAAAACGGCTAAGGAATTTAATGATCCTATCCCAGCACCTAAAGGCCGTCGTCTTGCCTTTGCATAG
- a CDS encoding YceI family protein, with protein sequence MKRFTITGFLVLILSITTWTPAWGNNWTIDANHSTIQFRIKHIFSTVFGYFPDFDGTIRFDPEHLDQSKFDFTVQVKTINTAIAKRDTHLRSDDFFAADKYPVMTFTSSKITHKQGNTYEVAGTMTIKDTAKNMNIPFVFHGTAPSPVDKKQMVAGFDTAFSLDRLAFGVGDGKFFKMGVVGDVVDVTISVEALRTP encoded by the coding sequence ATGAAACGCTTTACCATCACCGGTTTTCTGGTACTCATTCTTTCCATCACCACCTGGACCCCGGCCTGGGGAAACAACTGGACCATTGATGCCAACCATTCCACTATTCAGTTCAGGATCAAACATATTTTTTCCACGGTGTTCGGATATTTTCCCGACTTTGACGGCACCATCCGTTTTGACCCGGAACACCTGGACCAAAGCAAATTTGACTTCACCGTTCAGGTCAAAACCATCAACACAGCCATTGCCAAGCGGGACACCCATCTGCGGTCCGATGATTTTTTTGCCGCAGACAAATACCCGGTCATGACCTTTACCTCTTCAAAAATCACCCATAAACAGGGCAATACCTATGAGGTTGCCGGCACCATGACAATCAAGGACACGGCCAAAAATATGAATATCCCGTTTGTTTTTCACGGCACGGCCCCGTCACCCGTTGACAAAAAACAGATGGTGGCCGGATTTGACACGGCATTTTCCCTTGACCGCCTGGCCTTTGGCGTGGGAGACGGCAAATTTTTCAAAATGGGGGTGGTGGGTGATGTGGTCGATGTCACCATTTCCGTGGAGGCACTGCGCACCCCGTAA
- a CDS encoding ATP-binding protein: MTRENQTIEWKETWRDEYLRWVSGFANGQGGVLVIGRNDRGQAVGAANGSKLLEDLPNKIRDLLGIMADVNLVEENGVELLEIHVPEYANPISFRGRYYTRSGSTLQELKGAALDRFLLQRQGRTWDSVPLPGVKPSDLSLTSLKRFRELAAASGRLSAADLSASDSGLLEKLKLVEGKYLKRAAVLLFHEDPDRFITGAFVKIGYFVSESDLAYHDEIHGSLFSQAHVVVDLLRTKYMKAAISYQGIQRIEQFPVPYEALREAVVNALVHRDYAVPAPIQIRVYEHKLRIWNPAVLPDGWDLEKLLGAHASHPYNPDVANAFFRSGEIESWGRGIEKIFSACRKADSPPPNIHVDGYDLWVEFVFSPQYMAAIQGETDSKKSATQKTIQKTAQKILDILKNDPEISRAKIAEQLGDITESGVKYHLAKMKREGLICRVGPDKGGHWEVLK, from the coding sequence ATGACCCGGGAAAACCAGACCATCGAATGGAAAGAAACCTGGCGGGACGAGTACCTGCGCTGGGTCAGCGGGTTTGCCAATGGCCAGGGCGGTGTGCTGGTGATCGGCAGAAATGACCGGGGGCAAGCGGTCGGCGCTGCAAACGGCTCAAAGCTGCTGGAGGATCTGCCAAATAAAATTCGTGACCTGCTGGGAATCATGGCGGATGTCAACCTGGTTGAGGAAAACGGGGTGGAGCTGCTGGAGATTCATGTTCCCGAATACGCCAATCCCATCAGTTTTCGGGGGCGGTACTATACCCGCAGCGGCAGTACGCTCCAGGAACTGAAAGGTGCGGCCCTGGACCGATTTCTGCTGCAGCGGCAGGGCCGCACCTGGGATTCCGTGCCGCTGCCCGGGGTTAAACCCTCGGATCTGTCCCTGACCAGCCTGAAGAGATTCCGTGAACTGGCAGCTGCCAGCGGCCGTCTGAGTGCCGCGGATCTGTCGGCATCAGATTCAGGGTTGCTGGAAAAGTTGAAACTGGTGGAAGGGAAATACCTGAAACGTGCGGCAGTACTTTTGTTTCATGAAGATCCGGATCGGTTCATCACCGGGGCTTTTGTGAAAATTGGCTATTTTGTTTCTGAATCAGACCTGGCCTATCATGATGAGATCCATGGGTCGCTTTTTTCCCAGGCCCATGTCGTTGTTGATCTACTGCGGACCAAATACATGAAAGCCGCCATCAGCTACCAGGGAATTCAGCGGATCGAGCAATTTCCCGTGCCTTACGAGGCCTTGCGCGAGGCGGTGGTGAATGCGCTGGTACACCGGGATTATGCCGTGCCCGCGCCCATACAGATTCGGGTGTACGAGCATAAACTGCGGATCTGGAACCCTGCGGTGCTGCCTGACGGCTGGGACCTTGAAAAACTGCTGGGTGCCCATGCCTCCCATCCCTATAATCCGGATGTGGCCAATGCGTTTTTCCGTTCCGGGGAGATCGAATCCTGGGGCCGGGGGATTGAAAAAATATTTTCTGCCTGTCGGAAAGCAGATTCTCCGCCTCCCAATATCCATGTGGACGGGTATGATCTCTGGGTGGAATTTGTGTTTTCTCCGCAGTATATGGCCGCCATCCAGGGTGAAACTGACAGCAAAAAAAGCGCTACCCAGAAAACTATCCAGAAAACTGCCCAGAAAATATTGGATATCCTCAAGAATGATCCGGAGATAAGCCGTGCCAAAATTGCAGAACAATTGGGAGACATCACAGAAAGCGGAGTGAAATATCATTTAGCCAAGATGAAACGGGAAGGGCTTATTTGCCGTGTCGGACCTGACAAAGGCGGTCATTGGGAGGTTTTGAAATGA